The sequence below is a genomic window from Macaca nemestrina isolate mMacNem1 chromosome 13, mMacNem.hap1, whole genome shotgun sequence.
TGTAGGGAAGAGGTGGGGGGTTCAACTAGGAAGCATCAACTTCCTCACtgggaaagaaaagaggcttCATAGAAAAGCTGCTGGAGTCCACGCTTAAAGATGAGTAGCGTTGGGACCAGAACCAGATGTCTAAGAACTCTTTGAGGCTTAATGTTAGGAAGTTTTGAAACGATTGGTCTAGAATGTTGTATATACGAAGTTCATTTTTTCAACACCCAATATTCAGaacacattcattcattaactTTCCATCCAGAAATGTAATCATTAACTACTGCTGGACCCCCTTTTCCCACAAAACCAAGCAAAACTTGCTTAGGAATCCCAATTCTGAGGTTTGGAAAACACTTTTACGACCTACTCTCTGCTTGCATGTATGAACTCATACACATGAGTTGTGAGGTATTCCTCTTATAGTCAGAAAATTGGAGGCCAATATCATAGGCACAGCCGGGGAATGGACTGGCCAAAGCTCAGGCTTTTGAGTGGCATTTGACACCAAACTCCTTTTAAACCGGGCATGAGCTCTGGGTCAGCAGCCTCACTCCAGTCAAAGAAGAGGAGCCAAACTTCGCAGAAGCAATTTCAAAGACGTCTGGGAAAGGGTCTTTGATCCAAGGACCAGCCTAGGGGCCATCAGGAACCAAGGCTCTGGGGGATCCCAGCAGGGCCCAGGCGTCCGCCTCGAACAATGTCGCTGCCTGCCCCGGACCGCTCGCAGTGCCTGGGCCACACTGGGGTGTCCTGGGGTTTCTTCTCCATACCTAGACTCAGCTTCGCCGCCCGAGTCTGTCTTCCTGGAACACGGAACGCGGGCGGACTGTGTTCTCAGTCACAATCAGCTCGCATGACCTGGGGGCGCGAGCGCAAGCTTGCAGGAGCGGCTGGCAGAAAGCGCCGCGCACCCCGCCTGTGCGCACACCTCCGCTCCCGGAGGCGGCGCGCGGTCGGGTGTGCGTGGGACGGGGCGGGGCGGAGCGGAGCGGAGCGGAGCCCACTGGAGGCCCgcccctgctcccctcccccgccGGCGGAGATTGACAGGGCTCGGGCACCCGCCCCAACCAATGAGCGCGTCCTGGGGCGGGCCCTGGAACCGGCTGCTCCGGCTACTTAGAGTCGTCGGCGCGGCGGTGGGAAAGCAGAGCCGAGCCGGGACTGTCCAGTGGGAGCAGGCGGGCCGGCCAGCGCAGACCTGGTGGCACACGGGCGCCGCACTGCACGGTTCAGCGAGGGGTAGAGCGGAGCCGCAGCCCCACGCGCAGCCCAGGACCCACTCGCCACCGCCGCTTCCGCAGCACCCATGGGGACCACGAGACTTTAAAGGAGTTTGGGGTTTCGGGAGCAGGGAAATCACGGGTAGGGAGAAGCGGCTTTCTTTGCCTTGGAAACGGTTTTTCTTCGTCCGATTGTTTGGATCCTGTGCTGGGTAGGAGGGAAAGGGGTCTTTGGGCTAAAAGTGGACCTCTCTACACACACATGctcccacccacacccacacacatacactgcaCAGGCTTTCTCCATCCTTCCCCTGCCTCTTTGTTAGGTTATTTTAGACAGAGCAGCCTCGCCCTGGCGCAGTCCGATTGGCCCTGATGGGGACAAGGCAAGAGAAGTAAGGGGCAGAGTGCACCTGCCGGTGAGGGCAGGTGTGCCCGGGTGCTTGGGCGTACGTGCAACGGCGAGCGTGCAAGTGTGGAGCTGAAATTGTGTACGAATGTGTGGGGTCTAAGTGTGCCAGTGTGTCGTCGCGAAGGTTTGTCATTGTGGGTGTATGTGACATTATACACCAGTATACCAGCTTGCCAGTGTCTGGACTCCCAAGTGTCCAAAATGTTGCTGGTGTCAACTGAATGTCTGAGAATGTGTCCGATTGTCATTGTGCGAGCCACTGTAAGGGGAGGAAGGCAACCTAGTGCAAAACTGGGAGGTGGGCTGGAGAGGGTGGGGACAGAAATGGGAGCTTAGCTTGCTCCCAGCTCACTGGCCTTAGGCTCCCTTCTCCCTTTCAGCCCACCCCTCTGTCCTTCCTGGGCGTCCGTCTCCCACGCTGCCACAGTCAGCGCTGTCCTCCCCACTGGGACCCCGCAAGctctccagccagcctgggtgtTTTCTTCTGGGAGTTGGACCGGGTTCCCGGAAGGGGTCGGAGGCTATGTCGTGGCATCTGCTCTCGCCGGACCGGTGGCGGCTTCTCTGCCCCTCCTAGCCTGGGGGAGTCACGGAGGACTGGGCCGAAAAGGGTGACCCCGGTGAGGGCACGTAGGCGAGCCAGCAGGTCCCAGGGGCACTGCACGTCTTGGGGAGGGGCACAGAAAGGGGCAGCCAGGACTCTGACggtgtctgtgtctctctgtgcctCGCAGATCCCCGCTCCTGGCCCTCACCTCGCCACCTCATTGATGGGCAACCAACTGGACCGCATCACCCACCTCAACTACAGCGAGTTGCCCACAGGGGACCCGTCGGGGATTGAGAAGGACGAACTGCGGGTCGGGGTCGCCTACTTCTTTTCGGATGATGAGGAAGACCTGGACGAACGCGGGCAGCCCGACAAGTTTGGCGTGAAGGCCCCCCCGGGTTGCACCCCCTGCCCGGAGAGCCCcagccgccaccaccaccacctgctGCACCAGCTGGTCCTCAACGAGACTCAGTTTTCCGCCTTTCGGGGCCAGGAATGCATCTTTTCCAAAGTGAGCGGCGGGCCTCAGGGCGCCGACCTGAGCGTCTACGCGGTCACCGCGCTGCCAGCGCTCTGCGAACCCGGAGACCTGCTGGAGCTGCTGTGGCTGCAGCCCGCCCCGGAGCCGCCCGCGCCCGCCCCGCACTGGGCCGTCTACGTGGGCGGCGGGCAGATCATCCACCTGCACCAAGGCGAGATCCGCCAGGACAGCCTATACGAGGCGGGCGCGGCCAACGTGGGCCGGGTGGTGAATAGCTGGTACCGCTACCGCCCGCTGGTGGCCGAGCTGGTGGTGCAGAACGCCTGCGGCCACCTGGGCCTCAAGAGCGAGGAGATCTGCTGGACGAACTCGGAGAGCTTCGCCGCCTGGTGCCGCTTTGGCAAGCGGGAGTTCAAGGCGGGAGGGGAGGTGCCGGCCGGCACGCAGTCCCCGCAGCAGCAGTACTATCTCAAGGTGCACCTGGGAGAGAACAAGGTCCACACCGCCAGGTTTCACAGCCTGGAAGACCTCATCCGCGAGAAGCGCCGCATCGACGCCAGCGGCCGCCTGCGAGTGCTCCAGGAGCTCGCCGACCTCGTGGACGACAAGGAGTAGCCGCCTAGGGGCTGCCAGCCCCTCTGCCTCCCCACACTTCGCTCCCTTCCCTTCCCCGCACCCGGACTTCGCAGTTGGCGGTTCTCAACCCCTGCCCCCGAAGCGCGTCCGTTGCGGGTGTCCCGGGCCCGGGCTGCACCCCCGCACCCCCTAGCCAGCGGCAGGCAGTCTCAGGAACTGCCCCAGGGCCGAAAGGGCGCCGCTGCGCGCGCCTGGCCGACAGCCACGGTGGTAGTGACGGTGCTGGGAGACCCCGCGTGCGCTTTCCCCTTGAGATGTAAACCGGGAACGGAGAAGGGGCTGAGGGGAGAAAGGATATGGCCTCCCCCACGAGTCCATGGCCAGTGACTGTGGCCCGACCCGAAAACGACCCTCTTCTCAAAAGGGACCATCACCGCCCTGAGCGCGTGCACAGAGACCGGTCGGAGGCGAGAATTGGTCTTTTCAGGGCACAGTTCAGCTCCTCTGTGGATGCGTCCCCAGATCGCAGGATTTCCAAGAAATCGAGCCTGTCCCTTGTGCACTTGGGAATAATTCCCCAAGACAGCACTTCGGGATTCCGGGTTATCCTGAGGCTGCCCGGGACTTTTCCAGCTCTCCAGCCCCAGGTCTCCTGACATTGTGTTCCAGGCTGCGGGCTAAGCCAGACAGTGTTTGCCTCCCGTTCTTTCCACCGAGGGAAGCGAACGCCACCCCCACCCGCCTTTGCCTCCGAGTCTCCCTCGCTGGCGAAGGGAAGCCGACCTGGTCCCGGGAGGAAGATGGCGCAGCGATTTCGGTGAGGACAGCCGGCCCCGCCCCCGACAAGGAGCTCCCTCGTTCACCTGGTGTCTGGGAACTTGAATGTGTGAAGGGCGCTTATTGTTCTGAACCCTTGATTGCTCCCTCCTCGGGCTGCGTTTCAAAAATagtcatatttttaaaggagttggaggagagggagggggaggacaTGGCACCATTCCAGAAACCAGCATTATTACAACACCATAGCCAGTATATTTAGTTTGGCTTTTCCTAACATAGAAATCTTCAAAGGTGGGGCAgtggaaataaagttttaaaaatgagagagcAGTTTTCCAACTATGTCAACAAAGCCTATCGTGTTGATGTTTTTATTGACCATTTTAGCAACATgctaataaaatttcaaattgaaatttttattttcatggctTTAATCCATGATAGTTTAAATATTGGGGGCCATTAAGAGTGGATGTAGCTAAGAGCTTAGCTAACATTGCCTTTTCActctatttttctcaaatattataAGAATTCTGTTTTtgaatattgttaattttttggCTTTCAACAGCAGCCCTAGTAATGGTGGAGTTGTTAATTAATGTGTATATTGTACTGAATTTCTGTCAGTTAAGGGGTTCACTGCTTTGGTGGAAATTGGTGGAAATTGCTAGCAGGTTCCATGATGTTTATTTTCTCCATGTTGTATATCATTACCATTTcacatttgcatttctatttttcttcctctcctcctgatCTCCTTAAAAATGAATCTAGAGTTGGTggcttttttcccctcctctttaGCCAGTTCCACAGTTCAGTTCTTCCTGAAAACAGGGAAGAACTTGTAGGATCAGGCAAATGTGTGTTTTTCAAAAACTTAGGGCTGGGTGTGAAACCCCTTCTGTGGACAAGGATTTGTAAACTTCTCTCCTCCCGCTGTGGCCCCAGCCTAACTGATAGTTACTTGATTCAGTGTGTTAGACACTTATAGCATCTATGTCTCTTTCAAGGGAATTTGTCAAATAATGCTGTTTAACTAATTGTTGCAAGCAATTGCATATTAACAGCTGTGATTTGATTGGACAGCAAGTATTATGGCCAAAGCCAGTTTCTTGGCATTTCaaaaataatgcaataaaaaCTAGTTGAGGTTAGCTGAGACTGGAAATGCCTTTTTCATGGTACATGATtcacttctattttttctttctttttctttttttttctttggttttcatcCTGGATTCATCCCCTGATCTTAAATCAAAAGGTCAGATCAATGAAATATGAACTAAAGTATTTTTCTTAAGCCTATtgagtgatttattttttaaaaaaaatgtttaaacgcatatgcttttctttcagcacaaacaacagcaaaactttTGTAATAACTAACTTACATTTGCATGTATGAAGAACTGAAAgtcatttatttccctttttcctctttcaaatAACAGGTGGCTGATCATAAAATGAATTCTTTATTGTATCTACACACTCCACATTCTTTACTGTGTCCTACTACTGTATCTTGGCTCCCTGCTGTATTAAACACCATCTTAAGCACTTGTTCCTGCAGACTCCTTCTTGACATTTTGTCTTCCACCTCAAAGTCACTCAAAGGGTGGGACTCATCAAAAGAAAGGAGTTAGTCTCTACCACACCGAATACTAAGATTTATTTCCTCTGATGGTACACAGATTTCTCCCTCACTAAGAGGGTCACTCTCATAGAGGAAATGTCTTGTCAGTTTTATACTTGCTAAGGCTAGACTGACAATAAAAATGATTTGGGCAGTTCAATTAGCATTCGTTACTATATTGGCCTATAAAGGATTGGGTTGATGATAATACCTCTACAAATATGCAATAACAAAACAATAGTTATGAAAGAAACTTGAAAGTTTTGCAAGGTTTCTCATATTCCTGTTGAAATTATCATTTATTATCTCTTTGTCAATGTTAGTAAGGTAACCCATGACAGAATAATTTGAGTGATAGTTCATGATGCAGAGGATATGATCACGATATTACCTAATGGTTTTATCCTGGAAAAGGTGTATATTTTTAGGGCATTGTTAACAATGTGAGTGAAACCAAGATGGTGCAAGTTCCCTTTGCAGATGGCATGGGCACACTTGATTTTTATTATGAGTGAATGTAATCTTTCTGTATTTTACCAGTTACAGAAATTACCTGAAAAGTTTCCTAACATTTTAATAATGCTAGGGGTTTAGTTTTGGTTTTAGTTGTCCTCA
It includes:
- the LRATD1 gene encoding protein LRATD1 is translated as MGNQLDRITHLNYSELPTGDPSGIEKDELRVGVAYFFSDDEEDLDERGQPDKFGVKAPPGCTPCPESPSRHHHHLLHQLVLNETQFSAFRGQECIFSKVSGGPQGADLSVYAVTALPALCEPGDLLELLWLQPAPEPPAPAPHWAVYVGGGQIIHLHQGEIRQDSLYEAGAANVGRVVNSWYRYRPLVAELVVQNACGHLGLKSEEICWTNSESFAAWCRFGKREFKAGGEVPAGTQSPQQQYYLKVHLGENKVHTARFHSLEDLIREKRRIDASGRLRVLQELADLVDDKE
- the LOC105486461 gene encoding LOW QUALITY PROTEIN: uncharacterized protein (The sequence of the model RefSeq protein was modified relative to this genomic sequence to represent the inferred CDS: substituted 1 base at 1 genomic stop codon) — protein: MASDCGPTRKRPSSQKGPSPPXARAQRPVGGENWSFQGTVQLLCGCVPRSQDFQEIEPVPCALGNNSPRQHFGIPGYPEAARDFSSSPAPGLLTLCSRLRAKPDSVCLPFFPPREANATPTRLCLRVSLAGEGKPTWSREEDGAAISVRTAGPAPDKELPRSPGVWELECVKGAYCSEPLIAPSSGCVSKIVIFLKELEEREGEDMAPFQKPALLQHHSQYI